Within the Hevea brasiliensis isolate MT/VB/25A 57/8 chromosome 2, ASM3005281v1, whole genome shotgun sequence genome, the region TTTGGCTCTGCGGGAAAGGGAAGGTAAAATGGacttctctctctatatatatctcTCTCACCCCACATAAACTTGGCACTAAGTACTAACTCagcaacaccaccaccaccaccacatgCACAGCTCCTCAACATACATAGAAAAACAGTGTTTGTTGATCCTGATGTGGGTTGGATCACAGAAACTAATGGCTGTCTTTCTCACTAACTGCTTTTCTTGATTCCTTGCAGATCAAGAGAAAGAGGTTGATGAAATTGAAAAAGATATGGGATTTGCTAGAGCTATAGCTAGATTAATGTCCTAGCTAAAGCTAAGTAGCTAATATAATAATTCTATCTTATTCCGGTGGTGTGTATATACGTATATGTGTCATTCACAAGCTCCAGTGTAATACTACTACTCTCCACTCCAGCTGCCAGCTTAATTCTATCTAACAGAGACAGTTAGGTTTTGTTGTGTATTGCCCATTGTAAAGAAACTTCACAATTCTTGAATATGTTTCCGTCAAGCAACAATGGCAATGACCCCATCTGCTATAGTGACCAACAAGAAGGTCACAACAGGCCCTTTTTCAATGACATCACTCTCAATTCTAAACATGatgaatttcctttttctttcttccacttgccttcttcttttctttcttctgaTCAATTAGAATTGCAAGACCATGATTTTTTTCTCCATCAAAGCCATGACCTTTTActtcaccaccaccaccaacccTTGATCAGGGCTCTTGCTTCCACCACTGGTGCAGCATCAGTTGAGACCATTCTTGACATGGTGGATTCCAACAAAAACGATGCTAACAAGAAATCCCACATCGCTTCTTCTGACCAGATCCAAAGAAAGAGATCTTCCAAGAGAGATCGCCATAGCAAGATTCACACAGCTCAAGGACCTAGAGACCGCAGAATGAGATTGTCCCTTAAAGTCGCCCGAGAATTCTTTGATCTGCAGGACAAGCTACGCTTTGATAAAGCTAGCAAAACTGTTGAGTGGCTGCTCATACAGGCAAGACCAGCGATCAAGAAACTATCTAGTGGTGTCCCCCAGTTAAATTACAGCTTCAGTGTTGGCACCAAGAGTGCATCTTCTACTTCAGAGTGTGAAGTGGTGTCTGGAATTGATGATGAGGCAGCTGCCATTAAAGCCACCACCAAGATTTCTAATGTTAAAACCTCATCACCTTCATGTGTCAACAATAAGGGGAAAAAGGCTAAACCATCACGTAAAAGTGCATTCGACCCACTAGCAAAAGAGTCAAGGGAGAAGGCAAGAGCAAGAGCAAGGGAAAGAACAAGAGAAAAGCTGTGGAGTCGAAGAATCGACGAATCAAAGCCATGTGAAGAAGCAAAAAACCATGAATTGAACCAATTAACCTACTGTATTCCCTTTGAGACAGGTGAAGAATCAGGCACCCAAACTCACACTATGAATCCTAATCCCTTGGAGATGCTGGCTCGTGAGGTGAAAGCACCAAGCTCACACGAGCAAGCTCGATTAGTAACCACAGAAGGCATGACTGATGATTCATTGGTGATCATGGGGAAGTGGAGCCCATATGCTTCCATTATCAATCATCTGTGCAACACTGCGATGCCCCAAGAGGTAAGTTCCAAGGAAGTAGTAGTAGTCTTTCAGTTGATTTGAATAGCATTAAATTGTCACACGCACACGCACATATATATCAGTTAATTGTTATTTTATAGTACTAATTTATTGCAGCATCAAGGTACAAACTTGCAATCTTTATTCAAGTCATGGGAGGCCTATAACAGTTAGATGATGATATGTCAAGTCAAGTAGACAAAAGAATTTGAAGAATGCTATGTATGGCTTTTCTTTCTGTTTGGAATTAATGTGAAATAGAGAAGTGTATGTGTATCTTTCTTTCTGCAATTTTCTTGTGAACTGTTTTATCAATGATTAAATTGTTCATCAGCAGTCttcaattctctctctctctctttctctctctctctctctctctctctctctctctctctctctctctctctctatatatatatatatatatatatatatatatatatatatatatgtgcacACACACACCAGAAAAGAAATAGATTAGAGGGCTTAAAATATCACAGATTTTCTAGCTTGTTTCTTttattgtgtgtgtgtgtgtgtgtgggtgggtgaggggggggggggggggtttgggGTGTGTGGGGTGTCTCTTGAAGTCAATTTGCatatgctatatatatatatatatatgtgtgtgtgtgtgtgtgcacacaCACCAGAAAAGAAATAGATTAGAGGGCTTAAAATATCACAGATTTTCTAGCTTGTTTCTTttattgtgtgtgtgtgtgtgtgtgtgtgtgtgggtggggggggggggggggggggggtgtgtttGGGGTGTGTGGGGTGTCTCTTGAAGTCAATTTGCATatgctataaaaaaaaaaagtttccctTTTCTATTAATTGTTTTCCTCCAGTTAGAAGACAGTTTCAGTCTGTTTTTAGGGTTGCTTATTATCAATTGTTTAattcacatataaatatatttgtatttcttttaatatttattttcttgtGCTTAGAAAGAGACTTCCCAAGTGCTTTCCTATAGAATGAATTCATCACCTAAAACTTTAAGGAAAAGATTGAGTAGAATTTTCTTGTGCTTAGAAAGAGACTTCCCAAGTGCTTTCCTATAGAATGAATTCATCACCTATAACTTTAAGGAAAAGATTGAGTAGACAGACGAAGTGTCATGTTCTCATAGCATGCTGACTCTGTAGTGCTTGAAAAGTCAGCACATCATGCATCTattcaattttatataaataatatttatagttTTTGGTTTTCTGGCTATTGAGGCATGTTTAGAGCCCTCCCTTAACCTAACTCATCAGCAATCAACTTAATTAAAGACTACGTCGTAAGTTCAAGCCTGAACTTCACATGCTAGACAACATTAATTTGGGAGTGTCAACCTACCTGAAGAAATTAATTGATTAGTTTATTGAAGCCCTTTGGAGTTCATCACTAGCTAGGAATGTAGTCTAAATATTACTATAGGATTTATTAAATTTCAGTTGAAATTAATTTggcaaataaattattattattattttaagggTTTGCCCTGATTTGCATGATGGAAATGAGTTGCATATGCACAGTAATTCTCAATTGAGGCTCTGTGGTTCTACTGTATTAGTGTGTGTTCTTAATAGAGTTCCTCTTGTTTGAATGTTTTTGTTGCCATTTAAATGGAATATAGAATAGTATACCCAAAAAGGCATATCTGTGGTTGCTTGTGAGTGTGCATGAGCAATGCATAATGTGATCTGATCTGTAGCAGTGTAAGTGTTAGAAACTTATAAATAGGTTAGTGATTACAAAAGCTAGTGAATAAATGAACAAGTTGATCATAATATGCTTGTGATTAAAGaccatttttataaatttatgataCTGTTAATAACAATAATGCAACAATTTACTATGAGTAGTTAATAGTATGGTATCTCTCGGGTATAATTGAATTAATGGGTAGAGTAAGGCTTTGAATGTAATAGTGTATTTTGtatgaattatttgaatgatagtgGTAGATGTAATGTTAATAGATATAGCCTTATGTTAAGAAGATGAACCATATAAATATTGTTACATTTACttgatttattttctttattggtTTAACTCTTTCATAGTCGCAACAAGGTAGATTTAATtgtaacaaattggtatcagagttaCAAGTTGATTCTAACAAGTTTGATTGAAGGTGTAGCTGCTGCAGTATGTTGAAAGTTGTGTACGAAAGAATAGTGAACCAAGCTCAGGGTTATGGAGAACTGAAATTAAGATGGAAAccttgatgcaaaatcaagaaaCTGATAAAAACTAGAGAAGAAAGAAGCAAATTACACTTAAGAAGAATTAAAGAACAAAGAATTGAAGATTTGAAGAGTTTAACCTCAAACATAGAGATTTGAAACGAAAGGAAGTGTTCGACAATAGCTCTCCTTTATTGGTTTCAAAAACTGATAAGCCTTCGGATAGTAATATCAACCGGATCAATTCCCGTCTCCGTAATCTTCCTGGTAGTAGTGAATCTGCCAACCTTTTTGATGCCAAAGATGAAGCTAggcaaataattattttggggaaAAAGCTTAGTTTAAACTTCGCAGAACCAGATGATATGGTTTTGTGCTTCCTTACTAACCAAATTAAGTCAGATAGGGCTTTGTGGGAGTCCTCAGGTCTATAAGCTTTTGCctcttttggtcatttttcattatttcttccccttagtttttttttttcaactcttAGTTGGGGATTTAGACCTTTTTTGGTTTTTCTTTTGGCTAGGTTCCTTATTTTAGAACACTTTGTTCTATTTTATGGTTTCATTTCTGTCGAGGTTGTATTTGCCTCTTCATTTTTTGAATTGTTGGCTCGCTTTAGGGATTTCTTTGTCTTGCTGCATGTGGGTTTGCCTTGCATAGGTTCTTTACATTGCTTCCCTTTCTTGGATTTCATGGTCTTGTTGCTACTCCATTAATCTGTCTTCTACCATCTTTCTTCATTGATGCTGTGTTTAGTGGTTTGGGAGTTAGTTTGCTACTTTCTCTACCTATGCTTTGGTTTGCTATGAAACTTGATTTTGTTATTTTCTAACTGCTCTTTTAAATTCATTATATCATGAAACCTTTTGCAATAGTGCGGTTTGTTGTGATTTGGTTTTATAATTCCAATTGATAGAGTGGTTATGAGGCTTTtggatctttgtttttctgtgaTTTGGTTTTGAATCCTTGAGCAAAGGTTTGGTTCTTGAGCTTTCAGTTGTTATTAGCTTGGATGTGTTTGTGCTTCTCATAAATGGGCTCtagatggttttttttttttttttttttttttttttttgt harbors:
- the LOC110647515 gene encoding transcription factor CYCLOIDEA, producing the protein MFPSSNNGNDPICYSDQQEGHNRPFFNDITLNSKHDEFPFSFFHLPSSFLSSDQLELQDHDFFLHQSHDLLLHHHHQPLIRALASTTGAASVETILDMVDSNKNDANKKSHIASSDQIQRKRSSKRDRHSKIHTAQGPRDRRMRLSLKVAREFFDLQDKLRFDKASKTVEWLLIQARPAIKKLSSGVPQLNYSFSVGTKSASSTSECEVVSGIDDEAAAIKATTKISNVKTSSPSCVNNKGKKAKPSRKSAFDPLAKESREKARARARERTREKLWSRRIDESKPCEEAKNHELNQLTYCIPFETGEESGTQTHTMNPNPLEMLAREVKAPSSHEQARLVTTEGMTDDSLVIMGKWSPYASIINHLCNTAMPQEHQGTNLQSLFKSWEAYNS